The following coding sequences are from one Phalacrocorax carbo chromosome 13, bPhaCar2.1, whole genome shotgun sequence window:
- the LOC135315614 gene encoding uncharacterized protein LOC135315614 — protein sequence MLSSSCPLWKTLFFISLAVFLAGFTEISASAHPSECTTGTVEDLTERLGKHSECFRDMVTKGEKASINFLVWTLQEALGSLRPAQQQFCKQLPPCPLPVAPRNGGLVCVIIDNTQYCKPMCNQGYDFQFLRKSRLYEVCGNATGFSWTTQIIGGKELAVCNPSDSAISGAKSAYFPMNSTCLRTLAFTKTQTEQLNTFVEELDKQGIDGSNRDKEADCIICGY from the exons atgctgtccagctcctgcccactctggaaaacactgttttttatAAGTTTGGCAGTGTTTCTTGCAG GTTTTACTGAAATCAGCGCTTCTGCCCACCCAAGCGAATGCACAACTGGAACCGTAGAAGATCTGACTGAGCGTCTTGGG AAACATTCAGAATGCTTTCGTGACATGGTCACCAAGGGTGAAAAAGCTTCAATCAATTTCCTTGTCTGGACACTGCAAGAAGCGCTGGGTTCCCTGCGCCCCGCTCAGCAGCAAT TTTGCAAGCAGCTACCTCCGTGCCCACTCCCAGTAGCCCCTAGAAACGGCGGGCTGGTGTGTGTCATCATTGACAATACTCAGTACTGCAAACCCATGTGCAACCAG GGTTATGACTTTCAGTTCCTCAGAAAAAGCAGGCTATATGAAGTATGTGGCAATGCTACTGGGTTTTCCTGGACAACGCAGATTATTGGCGGAAAGGAACTGGCTGTTTGTAACC CCTCTGACAGCGCCATCAGTGGAGCTAAATCTGCCTATTTCCCCATGAACAGCACCTGTCTGCGCACATTAGCCTTCACTAAAACTCAGACAGAGCAGCTAAACACCTTCGTTGAAGAGCTTGATAAGCAAGGCATCGATGGCTCCAACCGTGACAAGGAGGCTGATTGTATCATCTGTGGGTACTAG